From one Candidatus Tanganyikabacteria bacterium genomic stretch:
- a CDS encoding OmpA family protein: protein MSKEYSTAHNQGHGEPWLITYADMVTLLMALFIVLLSVSTVDQQKAEEMVEAVKEGAGAEGKTKGKMTFQEIKAKVEKEIQSQNMQDQVEAKLTPRGIDINFSSQLFFDAGKAELKPEAQKVLDAAARILKEIKVDDAKIAIEGHTDSRPIKTAQFPSNWELSTARATRVLRYFLDKGVSEKKVEALGLAATRPKVDKDGKEISAEDPANRRVVIRVVRDPYAGFDKKAKQASAATPGKPAAGGHH from the coding sequence ATGTCCAAAGAGTATTCGACCGCACATAACCAGGGCCACGGCGAACCCTGGTTGATCACCTACGCCGACATGGTCACCCTGCTGATGGCCCTGTTCATCGTGCTGCTGTCGGTTTCCACCGTCGACCAGCAGAAGGCCGAGGAGATGGTCGAAGCCGTCAAGGAAGGCGCGGGCGCCGAGGGCAAGACCAAGGGCAAGATGACCTTCCAGGAAATCAAGGCGAAGGTCGAGAAGGAAATCCAGTCCCAGAACATGCAGGACCAGGTCGAGGCCAAGCTCACGCCGCGAGGCATCGACATCAATTTCTCAAGCCAGCTGTTCTTCGACGCCGGCAAGGCCGAACTCAAGCCCGAGGCGCAGAAGGTCCTCGACGCGGCCGCGCGCATCCTCAAGGAGATCAAGGTCGACGACGCCAAGATCGCCATCGAGGGCCATACCGACAGCCGCCCGATCAAGACGGCGCAGTTCCCGTCAAACTGGGAGCTCTCCACCGCCCGGGCCACCCGCGTGCTCAGGTACTTCCTGGACAAGGGCGTCTCCGAGAAGAAGGTGGAGGCGCTGGGCCTGGCGGCCACGCGGCCCAAGGTGGACAAGGACGGCAAGGAGATCTCGGCCGAGGATCCGGCCAACCGCCGGGTCGTGATCCGGGTGGTCCGCGACCCGTACGCCGGGTTCGACAAGAAGGCCAAGCAAGCCAGCGCCGCCACGCCCGGCAAGCCCGCGGCGGGCGGGCACCACTAG